The following coding sequences are from one Melospiza melodia melodia isolate bMelMel2 chromosome 2, bMelMel2.pri, whole genome shotgun sequence window:
- the BLZF1 gene encoding golgin-45, which translates to MTSLEKVDDASGPIRGPGDGMETEQTAGAVEVITGANTASHHIHHSPHKKTASSLSPGVLQLGKVHADKSVEIEAIRILVPKAAITHAVPTKNAKVAKSVGHKGDTFHESDGATDPKKEQIELKNALEKLKNSEKRLLQDKEGLSNQLRIQTEVNRELKKLLVASVGDDLQYHFERMAREKNQLILENEVLGRNMAQLSEQLERMSIQCDVWRSKFLASRVMADELTNTRAILQRQTRDAQSVIQDLLNERDQFRQEMIDTHKLLEELMVSLQWGRQQTYYPSAQPYTTTELAAVNCKLAKAVSSHLLGNVGTNSPKKTSTAVEFCNTPAEKMAEMMLRVLDPAAHPETSTEVSFSETSPSSFLSTKKSIGRFHPYTRYEDVTFNCCNHCQGELIAL; encoded by the exons ATGACATCTCTAGAAAAAG TTGATGATGCCTCAGGACCCATTCGAGGACCTGGAGATGGCATGGAAACAGAGCAAACAGCTGGAGCAGTGGAAGTAATCACTGGAGCCAACACTGCAAGCCATCACATCCACCACAGCCCCCATAAAAAGACAGCTTCTTCCCTGAGTCCTGGAGTTCTGCAGCTGGGGAAAGTACATGCAGATAAATCAGTAGAGATTGAAGCTATTAGAATATTAGTCCCCAAAGCAGCCATCACCCATGCTGTTCCAACTAAAAATGCTAAGGTAGCTAAATCTGTGGGACATAAAGGAGACACATTCCATGAGTCAGATGGAGCCACAGATCCCAAGAAAGAACAGATAGAGCTGAAAAACGCACTTGAAAAGCTAAAGAATTCAGAAAAGCGGTTGTTACAAGATAAAGAAGGTCTCTCTAATCAGCTGCGTATACAAACCGAG GTCAATCGGGAGTTGAAGAAATTACTTGTTGCTTCTGTTGGGGATGATCTGCAGTATCACTTTGAACGGATGGCTCGTGAGAAGAACCAGCTCATCCTAGAAAACGAAGTCCTGGGCCGGAATATGGCTCAGTTGTCGGAGCAGTTGGAGCGCATGTCTATACAATGTGATGTGTGGAGAAGCAAGTTCCTAGCAAGCAG GGTGATGGCTGATGAACTGACCAATACCAGAGCAATTCTTCAGCGCCAAACCAGGGATGCACAAAGTGTAATCCAGGACTTGCTGAATGAACGTGATCAGTTCCGTCAAGAGATGATTGATACACACAA GCTGCTGGAGGAGCTCATGGTGTCTCTTCAGTGGGGGAGACAACAGACATACTATCCTAGTGCCCAGCCTTACACTACAACAGAGCTAGCAGCTGTGAATTGTAAGCTAGCCAAAGCTGTAAGCTCACATCTTCTAGGAAATGTTGGCACTAACAGTCCAAAAAAGACTTCAACAGCTGTGGAGTTTTGCAATACCCCTGCTGAGAAAATGGCTGAAATG ATGCTACGTGTACTGGATCCAGCTGCACATCCAGAAACATCAACAGAAGTTTCTTTTTCTGAGACTTCTCCATCTTCTTTCCTTTCCACAAAGAAAAGTATTGGAAGGTTTCACCCATATACAAGATATGAAGATGTCACCTTCAATTGTTGCAATCACTGTCAAGGAGAGCTGATAGCCCTTTAA